The Selenomonadales bacterium genomic sequence CCAATGGGAGCAAGTGCTCCGTACGGCAAGAGGCATACCAGTTTACTCATTGTTTTCAATAAACGGTACTGCATGATATCCACCTTTTTTGAATTATTGCGCCGTACCTTCGGGCGCGTCGTCACGGTATTTTGCGATGAGCGCTTCAAAACGGTCTTGTTTTTTTAAGATCATTTCAACGATCTCACGCACCGCACCGCGACCGCCTTCTTTTTGGGAGATGTATACGGCGGCTGCTTTGACTTCCGCTACCGCATTGGCTACTGCGCAAGGCAGTCCAACACGGTTCATGACGGGAATATCTATGAGGTCATCGCCAATATAGCAGACCTCTTCTGCCTTGAGGTCATGTTTGGCCAAAAGATCGGCAAGTGCCGCTTTTTTGCTCATACTGCCTTGATATACATCATCTATCTTGAGTTCTGCACTGCGAAGACGAACGATGTCACTCGTACGACCTGTTATCACAGCGACTTTGTGTCCGGCTTGACGAAAGAGCGAGATGCCCATACCGTCTTGTACGTTGAATTGCTTAAACAGCTCACCTTCATTGCCGAAGAATATCTGTCCGTTCGTCAATACGCCGTCAACGTCCAAGATGAGCATTTTGACTCGTTTGATCCGTTCGTTCATTATACCACTCCCTGACGGAGAAGGTCAGTCAAGTGGAGAATACCGATCGCACGGAATTTTTCATCGACAACAGGAAGAACAGTGATCGGTCTGGGAGCATTTTTCTCCATGATATGGAGTGCTTCAGCTGCCAATTTGTCCTTGGTGATCGTTTTCGGCGTGCGCGTCATGATACGGCTGACCGGATAGTCGAGGAATTCGTGACCTTTGGCAAGACCGCGGCGAATGTCACCGTCAGTGATGATACCGAGGAGATAGCCGTCGCTACTTACGACAGATGCCGCACCAAGACCTTTTGCCGTCATTGTAAAGAGTGCTGTTTTGACCGACTGGTCTTCCGTTACTTTCGGATTGTCCTCGCCTGCGTGCATGACTTTTTCTACAGTCAAGAGCAGTTTACGTCCGAGCGAACCACCCGGATGGAACAGTGCAAAGTCGGACGGCGTGAAGTTGCGTTCCGACAAGAGTGCGACTGCGAGCGCATCGCCCATGGCAAGTGCCGCCGTCGTAGATGCGGTCGGTGCCAATCCGAGCGGACAGGCTTCGCGTTCTACGCCTGCATTCAAGAATACTTCTGCATTTTTGACGAGTGTAGAGCTTTCTACGCCGCAGAGTGCGATGATCTTCGCACCGATACGTTTGATGCTCGGCAGGATGTTGAGGATCTCTCCCGTTTCACCGCTGTTGGAAAGCGCGAGTACGACATCGTCTGCCGTTACCATACCGAGGTCACCGTGAATACCTTCCGCAGGATGGAGGAAGAACGACGGTGTGCCTGTGCTGGCAAGCGTTGCCGTGATCTTTTTACCGATGATACCCGATTTGCCCATGCCTGTTACAACGACACGACCGCGACAGTCGAGGATCATACGAACGGCATCAACAAAATGAGCATCGATACGGTCGAGGAGCGACAAAATCGCATCCGATTCTATTTTGAGTACTTGTTTGGCTTGTTCAATCATCATAAGATGGCCTCCGTCTTATTTATGGCGACGCACAATTGCATCGATCGCCAATACGTCTTTTAATACATCTTCAAGCTGGTCTACCGCGAGCATATTCGGGCCATCGCAGAGAGCTTCTTCCGGGTTGTCATGGATCTCCATGAAAAGTCCGTCGATGCCTGTTGCTACTGCCGCACGAGTAAGCGTGCTGACGAACTGACGCTGACCGCTCGAGCACGTACCGCCGCCACCCGGGAGCTGTACGCTGTGCGTTGCATCAAAGATAACAGGATACCCGCATTCACGCATGATAGCAAGACCGCGCATATCAACAACAAGGTTATGATAACCAAAAGATGCACCGCGTTCGGTAAGCATGATGTTTTCTGCACCTGCATGTTTCAATTTGTCAACGACGTTTTTCATATCGTCGGGCGCAAGAAACTGACCTTTTTTAACGTTAACGACACAGCCGCTTTTAGCAACCGTTTCGAGAAGGTCTGTCTGACGACAAAGGAATGCCGGGATCTGCATGATGTCGAGAACTTTGGCAGCTTTTTCGATCTGATCGCACTCATGGACATCGCTGACAACAGGTACGCCGAGTTCTTTTTTGATAGCTGCGAGCATCGC encodes the following:
- a CDS encoding KpsF/GutQ family sugar-phosphate isomerase, with the translated sequence MMIEQAKQVLKIESDAILSLLDRIDAHFVDAVRMILDCRGRVVVTGMGKSGIIGKKITATLASTGTPSFFLHPAEGIHGDLGMVTADDVVLALSNSGETGEILNILPSIKRIGAKIIALCGVESSTLVKNAEVFLNAGVEREACPLGLAPTASTTAALAMGDALAVALLSERNFTPSDFALFHPGGSLGRKLLLTVEKVMHAGEDNPKVTEDQSVKTALFTMTAKGLGAASVVSSDGYLLGIITDGDIRRGLAKGHEFLDYPVSRIMTRTPKTITKDKLAAEALHIMEKNAPRPITVLPVVDEKFRAIGILHLTDLLRQGVV
- a CDS encoding HAD-IIIA family hydrolase, which gives rise to MNERIKRVKMLILDVDGVLTNGQIFFGNEGELFKQFNVQDGMGISLFRQAGHKVAVITGRTSDIVRLRSAELKIDDVYQGSMSKKAALADLLAKHDLKAEEVCYIGDDLIDIPVMNRVGLPCAVANAVAEVKAAAVYISQKEGGRGAVREIVEMILKKQDRFEALIAKYRDDAPEGTAQ
- the kdsA gene encoding 3-deoxy-8-phosphooctulonate synthase; this encodes MNIVKFGNIEVGGQNPLVLLAGPCVLEGYERSLKIGRAIKEITDRLGIPYVFKASFDKANRSSYKAYRGPGIDEGLAMLAAIKKELGVPVVSDVHECDQIEKAAKVLDIMQIPAFLCRQTDLLETVAKSGCVVNVKKGQFLAPDDMKNVVDKLKHAGAENIMLTERGASFGYHNLVVDMRGLAIMRECGYPVIFDATHSVQLPGGGGTCSSGQRQFVSTLTRAAVATGIDGLFMEIHDNPEEALCDGPNMLAVDQLEDVLKDVLAIDAIVRRHK